In a genomic window of Chloroflexota bacterium:
- a CDS encoding redoxin domain-containing protein, with translation PAPTATPRPTATPVPPTATPNIPVGHQVGQRAPDFTVTAVSGETVTLSEVTASGKAVIVYFFATW, from the coding sequence GCCCGCGCCGACGGCCACGCCGCGGCCTACGGCTACTCCAGTGCCGCCCACGGCGACGCCGAACATACCCGTCGGCCACCAGGTCGGGCAGCGGGCGCCGGACTTCACCGTGACGGCGGTCAGCGGGGAGACAGTCACGCTCTCGGAGGTGACGGCGTCCGGGAAGGCGGTGATCGTCTACTTCTTCGCGACATGGTGA